One Podarcis muralis chromosome Z, rPodMur119.hap1.1, whole genome shotgun sequence DNA segment encodes these proteins:
- the LOC144326194 gene encoding uncharacterized protein LOC144326194 yields the protein MEQLKGHFSPQPSVVARRNAFYTKRQAPGETITGFVTSLRQAARFCNFSELENMLRDRLVGGLKDEKLQRRLYAKKDLTFQVALEEALATEAAERSTQEARPSLPSQPRVHHEDLTDDSGSDREEVHRVQQRTQATHIPQLPQREGGNCASCGESHERMTCRFRNTECRQCRKSGHIARVCRARPTRRQASDDQSKSPRSRGPTHQGNSTELTDFQGFLVSPPSSMMC from the exons atggaacagctgaaggggcacttttcgccacagccctcagtggtggctcgtcgaaatgccttctacacaaagcggcaagcccctggggaaaccataactgggtttgtgacctctctccgccaagccgcccggttctgcaacttctcagagctggagaacatgcttcgtgaccgcctcgttgGTGGCCtaaaggatgagaagctgcaacgacgcctctacgctaagaaggacctaacgttccaggtcgctctggaggaggccctggcaacggaagctgccgagaggtcgacgcaagaggcacggccgagcctgccatcccaaccgagggtccaccacgaagacctcaccgacgactcaggatctgacagggaggaggtgcaccgagtacagcagcgcactcaagcaacccacataccacagctgcctcaacgagaaggagggaactgcgcaagctgcggggaaagtcacgagaggatgacctgccgtttccgcaacacagagtgcaggcagtgcagaaaatcaggacacatcgcccgggtgtgtcgagctcggcccacccgacgccaggcatcagatgaccaatccaagagccccaggtcccggggcccaacgcaccaaggcaactcgacggagctcacggacttccag ggattcctggtgtcacccccttcttcgatgatgtgttga